Proteins encoded together in one Thermophilibacter immobilis window:
- a CDS encoding DeoR/GlpR family DNA-binding transcription regulator encodes MTTEETRGRMLAAERRQRIVDLLERQPSVLVSDICAECGVSAVTVRSDLDYLEREGRLKRTHGGAVPVSTYVVPRVSERVRKNARAKQAIALRAAKRVSDGEMILVGSGSTTLEFVKALRSKRDLTIITNACHVIEYAEQHLREAVIMSTGGVLEREYRHYYGPILSASLADVYVDEVFLGADGFEPSFGFLAEYEQTAYAKSEFMRHARTRTVLMDATKVGAGRSFARFAKPEEVDLVIMDEDPDGVVRAACNASERVVEVVEARA; translated from the coding sequence ATGACGACGGAAGAGACGCGCGGGCGCATGCTGGCTGCCGAGCGCCGCCAGCGCATCGTTGACCTCCTGGAGCGTCAGCCGTCGGTCCTGGTCTCGGACATCTGCGCCGAATGCGGTGTCTCGGCCGTCACCGTTCGCTCCGACCTCGACTACCTTGAGCGCGAGGGTCGACTCAAGCGCACCCATGGCGGCGCGGTTCCCGTCTCGACGTACGTGGTCCCCCGCGTGTCCGAGCGCGTGCGCAAGAACGCACGCGCCAAGCAGGCCATCGCGCTGCGTGCGGCCAAGCGGGTGAGCGACGGTGAGATGATCCTCGTGGGATCGGGCTCGACCACCCTCGAGTTCGTGAAGGCCCTGCGGAGCAAGCGCGACCTCACGATCATCACGAACGCCTGTCACGTCATCGAATACGCCGAGCAGCACCTGCGCGAGGCCGTGATCATGTCGACGGGGGGCGTGCTCGAGCGGGAGTACCGTCACTACTACGGTCCGATCCTTTCCGCGAGCCTCGCCGACGTCTACGTGGACGAGGTTTTTCTGGGCGCGGACGGGTTCGAACCTAGCTTTGGCTTTCTGGCCGAGTACGAGCAGACCGCCTACGCCAAGTCCGAGTTCATGCGTCACGCGCGCACCAGGACCGTGCTGATGGACGCCACGAAGGTGGGGGCAGGTCGCTCCTTCGCGCGCTTCGCCAAGCCGGAAGAGGTCGACCTCGTGATCATGGACGAGGACCCCGACGGGGTCGTGCGCGCGGCCTGCAACGCAAGCGAGCGCGTGGTCGAGGTCGTCGAGGCGCGCGCCTAG
- a CDS encoding class II fructose-bisphosphate aldolase, translated as MFVTTKEMLLDAQAGHYAVGAFNIENLEFVMAVIRAAEERRSPVILQTTPGTIKYASLDYLSAMCRVAAEAASVPVALHLDHGDSFDRSVQAMRAGYTSVMIDGSHVPFEDNVALTASVTKVAAPLDIPVEAELGKVGGKEDDGPAVEGENPYTDPDQAEEFVARTRCTSLAVGVGTAHGVYKGTPHIEQGVLRDIRGRLDIPLVLHGTSGVPDDQVAEAIANGICKVNYATELRQAFTRGFMGYMSENPANFDPKKPSKPGMDAIAEVVSSHMDNLGSSHKA; from the coding sequence ATGTTCGTCACCACGAAGGAAATGCTGCTCGACGCCCAGGCCGGGCACTACGCGGTCGGCGCGTTCAACATCGAGAACCTCGAGTTCGTCATGGCCGTCATCCGCGCCGCGGAGGAGCGCCGCTCCCCCGTCATCCTGCAGACCACGCCTGGCACCATCAAGTACGCGAGCCTCGACTACCTCTCCGCGATGTGCCGCGTGGCCGCCGAGGCCGCAAGCGTTCCCGTAGCCCTTCACCTTGATCATGGCGACAGCTTTGATCGCAGCGTCCAGGCCATGCGCGCGGGCTACACCTCCGTCATGATCGACGGCTCTCACGTCCCGTTCGAGGACAACGTAGCGCTCACCGCATCCGTCACCAAGGTCGCCGCGCCTCTGGACATTCCCGTCGAGGCCGAGCTCGGCAAGGTCGGCGGCAAGGAGGACGACGGGCCGGCCGTGGAGGGCGAGAACCCCTACACCGACCCAGACCAGGCCGAGGAGTTCGTGGCGCGTACCCGCTGCACGTCGCTCGCCGTCGGCGTGGGCACCGCGCACGGCGTCTACAAGGGCACCCCGCACATCGAGCAGGGCGTCCTCAGGGATATTCGCGGCCGTCTCGACATACCCCTGGTGCTCCACGGCACCTCGGGCGTGCCCGACGACCAGGTCGCCGAGGCCATCGCCAATGGCATCTGCAAGGTAAACTACGCCACCGAGCTCCGTCAGGCGTTCACGCGCGGCTTCATGGGCTACATGAGCGAGAACCCCGCCAACTTTGACCCCAAGAAGCCATCCAAGCCCGGCATGGACGCAATCGCGGAGGTCGTCTCCAGCCACATGGACAACCTCGGCTCCTCGCACAAGGCGTAG
- a CDS encoding DeoR/GlpR family DNA-binding transcription regulator has product MPSPSSEERRAAILSMLESATSVQVTQIAEAFGVSRVTVRADLDALARGGKLRRTHGGAVSLSRTLTVSVQDRRVNVNVEAKRAIARVAAPYVRDGDAVLVDSGTTALEFVRVLGDRTGVTVVTDDFTIADYVDRSMPALDVVMLGGGLRKGHRYTAGPLTLRSLELLHPSNAFVTPTSYVPGRGLMTNNQEMAELKRAFLTCADKTFILMDAAKVRAPGLMWFGTLADADVVIMDQDPEGQVGADAAELGACVVEAYTEKKSL; this is encoded by the coding sequence ATGCCGTCACCGTCGAGCGAAGAGCGTCGCGCCGCCATTCTCTCCATGCTTGAGAGCGCGACGTCCGTGCAGGTCACGCAGATTGCGGAGGCGTTCGGCGTCTCGCGCGTCACGGTGCGCGCGGACCTCGACGCCCTGGCCCGCGGCGGCAAGCTCCGCCGCACGCACGGGGGCGCGGTGTCGCTCTCGCGGACGCTCACCGTCTCGGTGCAGGACCGTCGCGTCAACGTGAACGTCGAGGCCAAGCGAGCCATCGCGCGCGTGGCAGCGCCGTACGTCCGCGACGGGGACGCCGTGCTCGTGGACTCGGGCACCACCGCGCTCGAGTTCGTCCGAGTCCTGGGCGATCGCACGGGCGTCACCGTCGTGACCGACGACTTCACCATCGCCGACTACGTGGACCGCTCGATGCCGGCCCTCGACGTGGTCATGCTCGGGGGCGGCCTGCGCAAGGGGCATCGCTACACGGCGGGCCCCCTGACCCTGCGCTCCCTCGAGCTGCTGCATCCGAGCAATGCCTTCGTGACCCCCACCTCCTACGTGCCGGGGCGCGGCCTCATGACCAACAACCAGGAGATGGCCGAGCTCAAGCGGGCGTTTCTGACCTGCGCCGACAAGACCTTCATCCTCATGGACGCCGCCAAGGTGCGCGCGCCCGGGCTCATGTGGTTCGGCACGCTCGCGGACGCGGACGTCGTCATCATGGACCAGGACCCCGAGGGGCAGGTCGGCGCGGACGCCGCCGAGCTGGGAGCGTGCGTCGTCGAGGCCTATACTGAGAAAAAATCCTTGTAG
- a CDS encoding HAD family hydrolase → MAIKLVLTDIDATILPRGEREVSARTVRAFNQALDAGLVVGPASGRGYAWIPAFFGEDARCCATALATNGLQIYSAGEKILERTLPRAALMQMREIVAETPGAGLLCFDEVRPLLVEGAVEDLAPIFSAYAQSCVPVDDVPASPVVKANVFMGGDASKTAALVARLNEEVCEVDVDRALPHFSNVMPRGWNKGTALVWLCGHLGIAPEEVVVFGDADNDLPLFAHVPHSVAVANATPEAARAARWHIGSCEDDAVAQALEVLASGGWPFEG, encoded by the coding sequence ATGGCCATCAAGCTCGTCCTGACCGACATCGACGCCACGATCCTGCCGCGCGGCGAGCGCGAGGTCTCCGCGCGCACCGTGCGCGCCTTCAACCAGGCCCTTGACGCCGGTCTCGTGGTGGGGCCGGCGAGCGGGCGCGGCTACGCATGGATTCCGGCCTTCTTTGGCGAGGACGCGCGCTGCTGCGCCACGGCGCTCGCTACCAACGGCCTGCAGATCTACTCCGCAGGCGAGAAGATCCTCGAGCGCACGCTTCCCCGTGCGGCGCTCATGCAGATGCGCGAGATCGTGGCCGAGACGCCAGGCGCGGGGCTTCTCTGCTTCGACGAAGTCCGGCCGCTGCTCGTGGAGGGTGCGGTGGAGGATCTCGCGCCCATCTTTTCCGCCTACGCCCAGAGCTGCGTCCCCGTTGACGACGTCCCCGCGTCTCCCGTGGTCAAGGCCAACGTCTTCATGGGAGGCGACGCGTCCAAGACCGCCGCGCTCGTGGCGCGTCTGAACGAGGAGGTCTGCGAGGTGGACGTCGACCGCGCCCTGCCGCACTTCTCCAACGTCATGCCTCGGGGATGGAACAAGGGGACCGCCCTCGTCTGGCTCTGCGGGCACCTCGGCATTGCCCCCGAAGAGGTCGTCGTCTTTGGCGACGCGGACAACGATCTGCCGCTCTTTGCCCACGTCCCCCACTCCGTGGCCGTCGCGAACGCCACGCCCGAGGCGGCTCGCGCCGCCCGCTGGCACATTGGGTCTTGCGAGGATGACGCTGTGGCTCAGGCCCTTGAGGTCCTCGCCTCCGGCGGGTGGCCGTTCGAGGGCTAG
- a CDS encoding 1-phosphofructokinase family hexose kinase codes for MISTVTLNTSVDKAYQLAGPLVDGTVMRVATCIDNAGGKGLNAARAVATCGEKVVATGFAGGNNGRLLCELLDADGIEHDFVNVASETRCCVNVLEPDGRSTEFLEPGRPVAQTDMRAIRRRVAHIAGEADVVTIDGSVPEGAGEDTYRELVAIVRAAGVPVILDTSGSLLVRSLESRPTMIKPNADEIAAILGRRPSSIDEVIGAAREVHERYGIERVVVSLGGEGSVMACGEGTFHGHAPKIEVVNPVGSGDTMVGAMAVAMARRMSVTDQLAYAISCASANCLTASTGHFDLSVAEGLRARTTVERVA; via the coding sequence ATGATCTCGACCGTCACGCTCAACACCTCCGTCGACAAGGCCTATCAGCTCGCAGGCCCTCTCGTCGACGGCACCGTCATGCGCGTGGCCACCTGCATCGACAACGCGGGGGGCAAGGGCCTGAACGCGGCTCGCGCCGTGGCCACGTGCGGCGAGAAGGTCGTGGCCACGGGATTCGCGGGCGGTAACAACGGCCGGCTGCTCTGCGAGCTGCTCGACGCAGACGGAATCGAGCACGACTTCGTCAACGTGGCGTCAGAGACCCGCTGCTGCGTCAACGTACTCGAGCCTGATGGCCGCTCAACTGAGTTCCTGGAGCCGGGACGCCCGGTCGCACAGACGGACATGCGGGCCATAAGGCGGCGGGTCGCCCACATCGCGGGTGAGGCCGACGTCGTGACCATAGACGGCAGCGTCCCCGAGGGTGCCGGCGAGGACACCTACCGCGAGCTCGTGGCCATCGTGCGCGCCGCGGGCGTTCCCGTCATCCTGGACACGTCCGGCTCCCTGCTCGTCAGGAGCCTGGAGAGCCGACCAACCATGATCAAGCCGAACGCCGACGAGATCGCCGCCATCCTGGGCCGTCGGCCCTCATCGATCGACGAGGTCATAGGTGCCGCGCGCGAGGTCCACGAGCGCTATGGCATCGAACGCGTCGTGGTGTCTCTGGGCGGCGAGGGCTCGGTCATGGCCTGCGGCGAGGGGACTTTTCACGGACACGCCCCAAAGATCGAGGTCGTCAACCCCGTGGGCTCGGGAGACACCATGGTGGGAGCCATGGCGGTGGCCATGGCGCGCCGGATGAGCGTCACCGACCAGCTGGCCTATGCGATCAGCTGCGCGAGCGCCAACTGTCTCACTGCCTCCACCGGCCACTTCGACCTCTCTGTGGCCGAGGGTCTGCGCGCAAGGACGACGGTCGAGCGGGTTGCGTAG
- a CDS encoding PTS sugar transporter subunit IIA produces MVGCILTGHGAFAEGVQSALEMVGGPQPDFVAVTFLESEAAEFPAKLGGAIADMAARCGEVVVFCDLLGGTPFNQAMMAAARTPGVEVVTGANLPMLLECMSERGESTKAEELVATAVEVGRMGIDHKTLDFSSDDADDQDGEGL; encoded by the coding sequence ATGGTCGGCTGCATTCTCACGGGACATGGAGCGTTTGCGGAGGGCGTACAAAGTGCGCTCGAGATGGTCGGCGGGCCTCAGCCGGACTTCGTTGCCGTGACCTTTCTTGAGTCCGAGGCCGCGGAGTTTCCCGCAAAGCTCGGCGGGGCCATTGCGGACATGGCCGCGCGGTGCGGGGAGGTCGTGGTCTTCTGCGACCTGCTCGGCGGCACGCCGTTCAACCAGGCGATGATGGCTGCGGCCCGAACGCCCGGCGTCGAGGTTGTCACGGGTGCCAACCTCCCCATGCTGCTCGAGTGCATGAGCGAGCGCGGCGAGTCCACCAAGGCCGAAGAGCTCGTGGCCACGGCCGTCGAGGTCGGTCGCATGGGCATCGACCACAAAACGCTCGACTTCTCGTCTGATGACGCGGACGACCAGGATGGCGAGGGTCTCTAA
- a CDS encoding preprotein translocase subunit YajC, with the protein MPVNFWDNVLASSFALGALLLIMGLVYLIWRAVTLKRKQRYFAELHEELAVGKPVVFGGGIYGTLTEVGAERVCVKVRSGAVLEVSRFSVQTIQSDPKK; encoded by the coding sequence ATGCCAGTCAACTTCTGGGACAACGTGTTGGCGTCGTCGTTCGCCCTGGGCGCGCTCCTGCTCATCATGGGGCTCGTCTACCTCATCTGGCGGGCCGTCACGCTCAAGAGGAAGCAGAGGTACTTCGCCGAGCTGCACGAGGAGCTCGCCGTGGGCAAGCCGGTCGTCTTCGGGGGAGGCATCTACGGCACGCTCACCGAGGTCGGCGCCGAGCGCGTGTGCGTGAAGGTTCGCTCCGGTGCGGTTCTCGAGGTCTCGCGCTTCTCCGTGCAGACGATTCAGTCCGATCCCAAAAAGTAG
- the agaV gene encoding PTS N-acetylgalactosamine transporter subunit IIB produces the protein MAEPNIVLTRIDARLIHGQVATQWNSTLGTNLLLVANDEVAGNTMRQNLMKMAAPTGVQTRFFTLQKTIDVIHKAAARQKIFIIAESPADVLALVRGGVPIKKVNIGNMHMTEGKRQVATSIAVDDADVAAFKELREKGVELEIRRVPSTPIEDLNKLFA, from the coding sequence ATGGCGGAGCCCAACATTGTCCTCACGCGCATCGACGCCCGTCTCATCCACGGGCAGGTTGCCACCCAATGGAACTCCACGCTGGGGACCAACCTCCTGCTCGTTGCCAACGACGAGGTCGCGGGGAACACCATGCGTCAGAACCTCATGAAGATGGCCGCCCCCACGGGCGTCCAGACGAGGTTCTTCACGCTTCAGAAGACCATCGACGTCATTCACAAGGCCGCGGCCAGACAGAAGATATTCATTATTGCCGAGAGTCCCGCTGACGTGCTCGCGCTCGTGCGCGGGGGCGTGCCCATCAAGAAGGTCAACATCGGCAATATGCATATGACAGAAGGAAAGCGGCAGGTCGCCACCTCGATCGCGGTGGATGACGCGGACGTTGCCGCCTTCAAGGAGCTGCGAGAGAAGGGGGTTGAGCTCGAGATCAGGCGCGTTCCCTCGACGCCGATCGAGGACCTTAACAAGCTATTCGCATAG
- a CDS encoding PTS mannose/fructose/sorbose/N-acetylgalactosamine transporter subunit IIC, whose translation MDNVSAIQVVLIFIVTFIAAIDQFDFLESLYQPIVTGAIVGAILGNLEVGLVVGGTYQLMTIGNMPIGGAQPPNAVIGGIMATIFACSLNMDPNIAVATAIPFALLGQYGVTLFFTLRAPLLESFRGAAAKADTKAITKLTVISEAILGLIFAVIVTLFFVGGLAVGEQVVSAIPAWLNGGLSAAGGMMKFVGFGILLKIMMSRDMWGFFFLGFGLAIIVAAIPALASPALLILALIAFGFAFWDFQQQTELAGAAALDGGDEDGI comes from the coding sequence ATGGATAACGTCTCAGCCATTCAGGTCGTTCTTATCTTCATTGTCACGTTCATCGCGGCAATCGACCAGTTCGACTTCCTTGAGTCGCTGTACCAGCCCATCGTCACGGGTGCCATCGTCGGAGCCATCCTTGGAAACCTCGAGGTCGGACTCGTCGTCGGCGGCACGTATCAGCTCATGACGATCGGTAACATGCCGATTGGCGGTGCCCAGCCGCCCAACGCGGTCATCGGCGGCATCATGGCAACCATCTTTGCCTGCTCGCTCAACATGGACCCGAACATCGCCGTCGCCACGGCGATTCCGTTCGCCCTGCTCGGCCAGTACGGCGTGACCCTGTTCTTCACGCTGCGCGCCCCGCTCCTGGAGTCCTTCCGCGGCGCCGCCGCCAAGGCTGACACCAAGGCTATCACCAAGCTCACGGTCATCTCCGAGGCCATTCTCGGCCTCATCTTCGCCGTCATCGTCACCCTGTTCTTCGTGGGCGGCCTCGCCGTCGGCGAGCAGGTCGTCTCGGCCATCCCCGCGTGGCTCAACGGGGGTCTCTCCGCTGCCGGTGGCATGATGAAGTTCGTCGGCTTTGGCATCCTGCTCAAGATCATGATGAGCCGCGACATGTGGGGCTTCTTCTTCCTGGGCTTCGGCCTGGCCATCATCGTGGCCGCCATCCCGGCGCTTGCCTCTCCTGCCCTGCTCATCCTGGCGCTCATCGCGTTCGGCTTCGCCTTCTGGGACTTCCAGCAGCAGACCGAGCTCGCGGGTGCCGCTGCCCTTGATGGAGGTGACGAAGATGGCATCTAA
- a CDS encoding PTS system mannose/fructose/sorbose family transporter subunit IID translates to MASNERFEIPAKYEDLTPAPQVDQKTLNRMALRSCFLQSSFNYETMQSGGWLFAMIPGLEKVHTNKNDLAASMSHNLDFINTHPFLVTFVMGIVLSLEQNKVDTQTIRAVRISAASPLGGIGDALFWLTLVPITAGITSNMAIAGSIAGPIVFLLVFNVFQFALRFGLMNWAYKVGTSAIDALTANMQAFTRAASIMGVFVVGCLTVTMGGTQINLTIPNGTARSLAPTTVVVSNEDAKNFSGLAADTTTAEVGSLAMTDLEGNPLVMADADGNAVTTGETDLGNGMTSVTYGTVSETPVTFSVADTLDTVMPKLVPLALVLLLYYLFTKKNFTPIKGILLMLVIGILGAGPFGWWPNIWVA, encoded by the coding sequence ATGGCATCTAACGAGAGATTCGAGATTCCCGCGAAGTACGAGGATCTGACCCCAGCTCCCCAGGTCGACCAGAAGACCCTGAACCGCATGGCCCTGCGCTCCTGCTTCCTGCAGTCCTCGTTCAACTACGAGACCATGCAGTCCGGCGGCTGGTTGTTCGCCATGATCCCCGGCCTCGAGAAGGTCCACACGAACAAGAACGACCTTGCGGCGTCGATGTCCCACAACCTGGACTTCATCAACACGCACCCGTTCCTCGTGACGTTCGTCATGGGCATCGTGCTCTCTCTCGAGCAGAACAAGGTCGACACCCAGACCATCCGCGCCGTCCGCATCTCTGCGGCCTCGCCGCTCGGTGGCATCGGCGACGCCCTGTTCTGGCTGACGCTCGTGCCGATTACGGCGGGCATCACGTCCAACATGGCCATCGCCGGCAGCATCGCCGGACCGATCGTCTTTCTGCTCGTCTTCAACGTCTTCCAGTTCGCGCTGCGCTTTGGTCTGATGAACTGGGCGTACAAGGTGGGAACGAGCGCCATCGACGCCCTGACCGCCAACATGCAGGCATTCACGCGTGCCGCCTCCATCATGGGCGTCTTCGTCGTAGGCTGCCTGACCGTCACTATGGGCGGCACGCAGATCAACCTGACGATTCCCAACGGCACCGCGCGTAGCCTGGCTCCGACCACGGTCGTCGTCTCCAACGAGGACGCCAAGAACTTCTCCGGCCTGGCCGCTGACACCACGACCGCCGAGGTGGGCTCCTTGGCCATGACCGACCTCGAGGGCAACCCCCTCGTGATGGCCGACGCCGACGGCAACGCGGTCACGACCGGCGAGACCGACCTGGGCAATGGCATGACCTCCGTCACCTACGGCACGGTCAGCGAGACCCCGGTCACGTTCTCTGTGGCAGACACGCTTGACACCGTCATGCCCAAGCTCGTGCCCCTCGCGCTCGTTCTGCTCCTGTACTACCTGTTCACCAAGAAGAACTTCACCCCGATCAAGGGCATCCTCCTGATGCTCGTGATCGGCATCCTTGGTGCTGGTCCGTTTGGCTGGTGGCCCAACATCTGGGTCGCCTAG
- a CDS encoding GntR family transcriptional regulator, producing MGTVSRKQPLYDQLVDLLREKIENELEPGDLLPSERELSERYGLSRTTVRLALKELETMGLISRRHGRGTFVSDISHEATNLMGTYSFTEQMKELGRVPKTIILEFGVREAAKSIADHLGIRLGEKVYRMRRLRLADEVPMMVERTYLPVKEFVSLSADDVAQKPLYDIIEQDYHQKIRAAEEEFYASIARSADAAALGIAEGAPVLQLMRTTHNDKNIVIEYTHSVARADQFTYKISHIRS from the coding sequence ATGGGCACCGTCTCAAGAAAGCAGCCGCTCTACGACCAGCTTGTCGATCTTCTGCGCGAGAAGATAGAAAACGAGCTCGAGCCAGGTGATCTCCTGCCGTCCGAGCGCGAGCTCTCGGAGCGCTATGGCCTCTCTCGCACCACGGTCCGCCTGGCACTCAAGGAGCTCGAGACCATGGGGCTCATCAGTCGCCGTCACGGGCGGGGCACCTTCGTCTCGGACATCTCCCACGAGGCCACCAACCTCATGGGGACCTACAGCTTCACCGAGCAGATGAAGGAGCTCGGGCGGGTACCCAAGACGATCATCCTGGAGTTCGGGGTTCGTGAGGCGGCCAAGTCCATTGCCGATCACCTGGGCATCCGCCTAGGCGAGAAGGTCTATCGCATGCGGCGGCTCCGCTTGGCCGACGAGGTGCCCATGATGGTGGAGCGCACGTATCTGCCCGTGAAGGAGTTCGTCTCGCTCAGCGCCGACGACGTGGCCCAAAAGCCGCTCTACGACATCATCGAGCAGGACTACCACCAGAAGATTCGTGCGGCCGAGGAGGAGTTCTACGCGAGCATCGCGCGCAGCGCCGACGCCGCCGCCCTGGGCATTGCCGAGGGCGCCCCGGTGCTGCAGCTCATGCGCACCACCCACAACGACAAGAACATCGTCATCGAGTATACGCACAGCGTGGCGCGCGCCGATCAGTTCACGTACAAGATCTCACATATTCGCAGCTAG
- a CDS encoding SIS domain-containing protein, with product MFELDTKTLASMGAQITTREIKQQPDLWGETLKVYDQNAGAIAAFIERAAALGGNDRRTHVVFTGAGTSAYVGDTVTPYLRRHGDAPYFVFEAIASTDLVSAPLDFLRPEDPTVLVSFARSGNSPESLAAVERAGQVLDDVLYLNITCAPEGKLAQQFAGDARNLTLLLPGANDQGFAMTGSYSCMELLSALIFDTASREEKASWVSQIARMGREVISREPEIRHWIDQDFNRITYLGSGAFGGEARECQLKILELTHGLIATSFDTSMGYRHGPKSFVDGKTLVFVLVSNDAYTRQYDLDILDEIGGDGIARSVVAIQQEGAQKYEGDSFTFGSQYAPLPAAYLALPYIMVAQSVSLMTSVKVGNTPDTPSPTGTVNRVVKGVTIHSFEA from the coding sequence ATGTTTGAGCTGGACACCAAGACCTTGGCATCGATGGGGGCACAGATCACCACTCGCGAGATCAAGCAGCAGCCCGACCTGTGGGGGGAGACGCTGAAGGTCTACGATCAGAACGCCGGGGCGATCGCCGCGTTTATCGAGCGCGCGGCCGCGCTTGGCGGCAACGACCGACGCACCCACGTGGTCTTCACCGGAGCGGGTACCTCGGCCTACGTGGGCGACACGGTGACGCCGTACCTGCGCCGTCATGGTGATGCCCCCTACTTCGTCTTCGAGGCCATTGCCTCGACCGACCTCGTCTCGGCACCCCTGGACTTCCTGCGCCCCGAGGACCCCACGGTGCTCGTCTCCTTTGCCCGCTCCGGCAACAGCCCCGAGAGCCTTGCCGCCGTGGAGCGCGCCGGCCAGGTCCTGGACGACGTCCTCTACCTCAACATCACCTGCGCGCCCGAGGGCAAGCTCGCCCAGCAGTTCGCGGGCGACGCCAGGAACCTGACGCTGCTCCTGCCCGGGGCCAACGACCAGGGCTTTGCCATGACCGGAAGCTACTCGTGCATGGAGCTCCTCTCGGCCCTGATCTTTGACACCGCATCGCGCGAGGAGAAGGCCAGCTGGGTCTCCCAGATCGCCCGGATGGGACGCGAGGTCATCTCCCGCGAGCCCGAGATCCGGCACTGGATCGACCAGGACTTCAATCGCATCACCTACCTGGGGTCCGGCGCCTTCGGGGGCGAGGCGCGCGAGTGCCAGCTCAAGATCCTCGAGCTCACGCATGGCCTTATCGCCACGTCCTTCGACACCTCGATGGGCTACCGCCACGGGCCCAAGTCCTTCGTGGACGGCAAGACCCTGGTCTTTGTGCTCGTGAGCAACGACGCCTACACCCGCCAGTACGACCTCGACATCCTGGACGAGATTGGCGGCGACGGCATTGCGCGGTCCGTCGTGGCCATTCAGCAGGAGGGCGCACAGAAGTACGAGGGCGACTCCTTCACCTTTGGCAGCCAGTACGCGCCCCTGCCTGCGGCCTATCTCGCGCTGCCCTACATCATGGTCGCACAGAGCGTCTCTCTTATGACCTCCGTCAAGGTGGGGAATACTCCGGATACGCCCAGTCCCACCGGGACCGTCAATCGCGTGGTAAAGGGCGTGACCATCCACTCGTTCGAGGCGTAA
- the nagA gene encoding N-acetylglucosamine-6-phosphate deacetylase has translation MSTYAIYADRFVLPGSLAGPGYLPVVDGKFGPFTTEKPAGEVVDLSGSWIAPGLVDTHIHGFYDHATADIDAAGVNVSSAALARRGTTSWLPTTFTETPEHIGEACASIAEADESREPGFVGARIQGIYLEGPFFTMKHVGAQNPAFLIDPSVEVFDDWQRRAGGRVVKSALAPERDGSVAYVTALDERGVVTCIGHTDATYDQALAAVNAGASCFVHTYNGMRGLHHRDPGVVGCAMTTPSTYAELICDGHHVTPAAVDAVVRSKGWDHVVLITDCLGCGGMPEGEYVSGGLPVVMRDGACYLRDKDSLAGSVATLAEVVKNVYDWGIVTADQAIRMATEVAARSARVDDRCGFIKPGRLADFVVFDKDLELKATYLAGELVK, from the coding sequence ATGAGCACGTACGCCATCTATGCCGATCGCTTTGTCCTTCCCGGCTCGCTTGCCGGCCCCGGCTACCTGCCGGTCGTTGACGGAAAGTTCGGACCCTTCACCACCGAGAAGCCCGCAGGCGAGGTCGTTGACCTCTCCGGGTCCTGGATCGCTCCGGGGCTCGTGGACACGCACATCCACGGCTTCTACGACCATGCGACGGCCGACATCGACGCCGCGGGCGTGAACGTCTCCAGCGCCGCGCTCGCCCGTCGGGGCACCACCTCCTGGCTGCCCACGACCTTCACCGAGACGCCGGAGCACATCGGCGAGGCCTGCGCCTCGATCGCCGAGGCCGACGAGAGCCGCGAGCCCGGCTTCGTGGGCGCGCGCATCCAGGGCATCTACCTAGAGGGTCCGTTCTTCACGATGAAGCACGTGGGCGCGCAGAACCCCGCGTTTCTCATCGACCCGTCTGTGGAGGTCTTCGACGACTGGCAAAGGCGCGCCGGCGGGCGCGTCGTCAAGAGCGCGCTCGCGCCCGAGCGCGACGGCTCCGTCGCGTACGTGACCGCGCTCGACGAGCGTGGCGTGGTCACCTGCATCGGCCACACCGACGCCACCTACGACCAGGCCCTCGCTGCCGTCAACGCCGGTGCCAGCTGCTTCGTGCACACCTACAACGGCATGCGCGGCCTGCACCATCGCGACCCCGGCGTCGTGGGCTGCGCCATGACCACGCCGTCCACCTACGCCGAGCTCATCTGCGACGGTCACCACGTCACCCCCGCCGCCGTGGACGCCGTCGTGCGCTCCAAGGGCTGGGACCACGTGGTCCTCATCACCGACTGCCTGGGCTGCGGCGGCATGCCCGAGGGCGAATACGTAAGCGGAGGCCTTCCCGTGGTCATGCGTGACGGTGCCTGCTACCTGCGTGACAAGGACAGCCTGGCGGGTTCTGTGGCCACGCTCGCCGAGGTCGTCAAGAACGTCTACGACTGGGGAATCGTGACGGCCGACCAGGCCATCCGCATGGCGACCGAGGTGGCTGCCCGTTCCGCGCGCGTCGACGACCGCTGCGGCTTCATCAAGCCGGGGCGCCTGGCGGACTTCGTGGTCTTTGACAAGGATCTCGAGCTCAAGGCAACCTACCTAGCGGGCGAGCTTGTGAAGTAG